The following coding sequences lie in one Streptomyces albofaciens JCM 4342 genomic window:
- a CDS encoding endo-alpha-N-acetylgalactosaminidase family protein: protein MNGRTGAEGRTGAAEPGDAGEPAGAEEPTGVGEPAAAEESAGVGDPATAEESAGVGDPAAAEESAGVGDPATAEGPVGAGQGRPSRRKIVIGTALAGIAGALPLGGGSAHADAAGSRPRAAAEAVLRSDVLEVRVDTAFPRVVSYTDRGTGAVLYGQSDAVTQVVIDGTARTPRITARPAAGRVRYTLAFDGGTEIDAEIAVHGWRVDWRVTRIADTPALRVGTLQIPGLALLSVRDDQPGAALLAARIDLDKAGSGDTLVRITPTTPVDAAPAGCAYAVAATGRLAAAVETNTVYDKPAGATTWENGRLWRRTVQSGGHRWARLGCGQWTHRAATAPMADTEPLPYATVILTRDRNGDGTADWQDAAIALRDIMVSPPGADEQHLRVVAHIPFNFASQATNPFLATLDNVKRIALATDGLRQFTLLKGYQSEGHDSAHPDYGGNYNERAGGLADLNTLLRAGKAWHSDFAVHVNATESYPVAHAFSETLVDKNDEQWDWLDQSYRIDARRDLVSGDIVRRFRQLRAETDPALNTLYIDVFRESGWNSDRLQRHLREQGWQVATEWSHGLERSALWSHWANETDYGGDSSRGVNSRLIRFVRNHQKDVFADKWPTLLGGARMGNFEGWVGKTDWHAFYKIIWVDALPAKYLQAYPIRTWRDHEITFEGPTATAVTDTGGTRRITTDGRLVYEDGRYLLPWEPRRATDPEKLYHYNPAGGTTTWTLPRGWSGARSVYLYRLTDQGRSGMRRLAVRGGKVTVTAEAGQPYVLYRRPAPAQGGRGWGRGSGPGWGEGTPVADPGFHSGTLDAWQVSGPATVEVSPLGDYELVVGAGGAAAVGQRLARLAPGTYAASVQVEVGARPGERRRATLEVRTGDGVTAANWTETSTAANFVAADRKHGTRFQRMFTRFTVPEGGGPVTLTLRAAAGTARVRFDNVRVVPAVPPHRPGTVAYEDFEHVPQGWGPFVKGDAGRVTDPRTHIAQRHAPFTQRGWNGKAVDDVVDGGQSLKSRGENEGLVYRTVPHTVRFVPGRRYRVSFRYENERAGQYAWVTAVDEPAGRELARTPLPVATGPVTHTYEFTAPESGEAWVGLRKTGKDGKAEFVLDAFEVREVRAIREAGEVWESEEVREAGEVREG, encoded by the coding sequence GTGAACGGACGTACGGGTGCGGAGGGCCGGACCGGCGCGGCCGAGCCGGGGGACGCGGGAGAACCGGCGGGCGCGGAGGAGCCGACGGGCGTGGGGGAGCCGGCAGCTGCCGAGGAGTCGGCGGGCGTGGGGGATCCGGCAACTGCCGAGGAGTCGGCGGGCGTGGGGGATCCGGCAGCTGCCGAGGAGTCGGCGGGCGTGGGGGATCCGGCAACTGCCGAGGGGCCGGTGGGCGCGGGCCAGGGCCGTCCCAGCCGCAGGAAGATCGTCATCGGCACCGCGCTCGCCGGGATCGCGGGCGCCCTCCCGCTCGGCGGCGGCAGCGCGCACGCCGACGCGGCCGGCTCGCGGCCCCGCGCGGCCGCCGAGGCGGTGCTGCGCTCCGACGTGCTGGAGGTCCGCGTCGACACCGCGTTCCCGCGCGTCGTCTCGTACACCGACCGTGGCACCGGCGCCGTCCTGTACGGCCAGTCCGACGCCGTCACGCAGGTCGTCATCGACGGCACCGCCCGCACCCCGCGGATCACCGCCCGCCCGGCCGCCGGACGCGTCCGCTACACACTCGCCTTCGACGGCGGCACCGAGATCGACGCCGAGATCGCCGTCCACGGATGGCGCGTCGACTGGCGCGTCACCAGGATCGCCGACACCCCGGCCCTGCGCGTGGGAACCCTCCAGATCCCCGGGCTCGCCCTGCTGAGCGTCCGCGACGACCAGCCCGGTGCCGCGCTGCTCGCCGCCCGCATCGACCTGGACAAGGCCGGAAGCGGCGACACGCTCGTACGGATCACGCCCACCACCCCCGTGGACGCCGCGCCCGCCGGCTGCGCCTACGCGGTCGCCGCCACCGGCCGGCTGGCCGCCGCCGTCGAGACCAACACCGTGTACGACAAGCCCGCCGGGGCCACCACCTGGGAGAACGGCCGGCTGTGGCGGCGGACCGTGCAGAGCGGCGGTCACCGCTGGGCCCGCCTCGGCTGCGGCCAGTGGACCCACCGCGCGGCCACCGCGCCCATGGCCGACACCGAGCCGCTGCCGTACGCCACCGTCATCCTCACCCGCGACCGCAACGGCGACGGCACCGCCGACTGGCAGGACGCCGCCATCGCGCTGCGCGACATCATGGTCAGCCCGCCCGGCGCCGACGAGCAGCACCTGCGCGTCGTCGCGCACATCCCGTTCAACTTCGCCAGCCAGGCCACCAACCCCTTCCTGGCCACCCTCGACAACGTCAAGCGGATCGCGCTGGCCACCGACGGGCTGCGGCAGTTCACACTCCTCAAGGGCTACCAGTCCGAAGGACACGACTCCGCCCACCCCGACTACGGCGGCAACTACAACGAACGGGCGGGCGGACTCGCCGACCTCAACACCCTGCTGCGCGCCGGGAAGGCGTGGCACAGCGACTTCGCCGTGCACGTCAACGCCACCGAGTCCTACCCCGTCGCGCACGCCTTCTCCGAGACCCTCGTCGACAAGAACGACGAGCAGTGGGACTGGCTCGACCAGTCCTACCGCATCGACGCCCGCCGCGACCTGGTCTCCGGCGACATCGTCCGCCGCTTCCGGCAGCTGCGCGCCGAGACCGACCCCGCCCTGAACACCCTCTACATCGACGTCTTCCGCGAATCCGGCTGGAACTCCGACCGGCTCCAGCGCCACCTGCGCGAGCAGGGCTGGCAGGTGGCCACCGAATGGAGCCACGGCCTGGAACGCTCGGCCCTGTGGTCGCACTGGGCCAACGAGACCGACTACGGCGGCGACTCCTCGCGCGGCGTCAACTCCCGGCTCATCCGCTTCGTCCGCAACCACCAGAAGGACGTGTTCGCGGACAAGTGGCCGACGCTGCTGGGCGGCGCCCGGATGGGCAACTTCGAGGGCTGGGTCGGCAAGACCGACTGGCACGCCTTCTACAAGATCATCTGGGTGGACGCGCTGCCCGCCAAGTACCTTCAGGCGTACCCGATCCGCACCTGGCGCGACCACGAGATCACCTTCGAGGGGCCGACCGCCACCGCCGTCACGGACACCGGCGGCACCCGCCGGATCACCACCGACGGACGGCTCGTCTACGAGGACGGCCGCTATCTGCTGCCCTGGGAACCGCGCCGGGCCACCGACCCCGAGAAGCTCTACCACTACAACCCCGCGGGCGGCACGACCACCTGGACACTGCCGCGCGGCTGGTCGGGCGCCCGGAGCGTGTACCTGTACCGGCTCACCGACCAGGGCCGGAGCGGCATGCGGCGGCTGGCCGTACGCGGCGGCAAGGTCACCGTCACCGCCGAGGCCGGGCAGCCGTACGTCCTCTACAGGCGGCCCGCGCCGGCGCAGGGCGGCCGGGGGTGGGGGCGGGGGAGCGGGCCCGGCTGGGGCGAGGGCACGCCGGTCGCCGACCCCGGCTTCCACTCCGGCACCCTCGACGCCTGGCAGGTCAGCGGGCCCGCCACGGTCGAGGTGAGCCCGCTCGGCGACTACGAGCTGGTCGTCGGCGCGGGCGGCGCGGCAGCCGTCGGCCAGCGGCTCGCCCGCCTCGCGCCCGGCACGTACGCGGCCTCCGTACAGGTGGAGGTGGGCGCCCGGCCGGGGGAGCGGCGCCGCGCCACCCTGGAGGTGCGCACCGGCGACGGCGTCACGGCCGCCAACTGGACCGAGACCTCCACCGCCGCGAACTTCGTCGCCGCCGACCGCAAGCACGGCACCCGCTTCCAGCGGATGTTCACCCGCTTCACCGTCCCCGAGGGCGGCGGCCCGGTCACCCTCACCCTGCGGGCCGCGGCCGGCACCGCGCGCGTCCGCTTCGACAACGTGCGGGTCGTGCCCGCGGTTCCCCCGCACCGGCCGGGCACCGTCGCGTACGAGGACTTCGAGCACGTACCACAGGGCTGGGGCCCTTTCGTCAAGGGCGACGCGGGCCGGGTCACCGACCCGCGTACGCACATCGCGCAGCGGCACGCGCCCTTCACCCAGCGCGGCTGGAACGGCAAGGCCGTGGACGACGTCGTCGACGGCGGCCAGTCCCTGAAGTCCCGTGGCGAGAACGAGGGCCTGGTGTACCGCACGGTGCCGCACACCGTGCGCTTCGTCCCCGGGCGCCGCTACCGGGTGAGCTTCCGCTACGAGAACGAGAGGGCCGGGCAGTACGCCTGGGTGACGGCTGTCGACGAACCGGCCGGCCGCGAACTCGCCCGCACCCCGCTGCCCGTCGCCACCGGACCCGTCACCCACACCTACGAGTTCACCGCCCCGGAGAGCGGCGAGGCGTGGGTGGGGCTGCGCAAGACGGGCAAGGACGGGAAGGCGGAGTTCGTCCTGGACGCGTTCGAGGTGCGGGAGGTGCGGGCGATCCGGGAGGCAGGAGAGGTGTGGGAGTCAGAGGAGGTGCGGGAGGCAGGGGAGGTACGGGAGGGCTGA
- a CDS encoding right-handed parallel beta-helix repeat-containing protein translates to MTTDQTAAGATVHHVAPGRPGAHATLAAALHAAAPGDEVHVAAGAYEESLRVDRDVTLRAVDGGTVTLAAPEGGAPALEVLPGARLTLDGVTVRGGAADRPAVLLSGGVTHWHGGGTDRGRLEVLRDAALTMTGARLTGAALAGALIRTTGAVRLTDCVLEGAQGTGVVVGGDSRLEMTGSRIRGATGSGVRVRENARVVLRDCLIDGAGRSGLLFEDGSAALLVDCRVRDCGGEAVRVLDSSPVPRDGDPYETAETAAPAEARGGLLLYGCELTGAGADALHVAGSGDAVLAGCVLRDGGGAGATAGERSRVRLADTRIVRTASAALTAHGSARLEARGTTVRGSAANGLLATGSAAVRITDGEVTDCRFSAVHAGGAAEVTLTRLRAGRTPEHGLHAVADSRLTLTEVHLTDCGMSGLDLSGAAGAEAAGLSVVRCRNGVVAGSGGPVRLTGCTVTDAERAGFSFGPGGAAELAEARVLRAGTAGLVVQDGATVRARDVEITEAAGSGVVVAAGAAPHASGVRVVRPGKNGLIVDAKGAGVFEDCEITGPGYPAVHLGEAATPVLTRIRVQDADADLSTGEGAEPEVRDCVSWRVEDAHWPAPMAPVPVAAGATATAAPGGDPPGGGTGDTATTAPPTEEDLDELLGELHQLIGLDRVKQDVASLVKLMRMVQRREAAGLAAPPLSRHLVFAGNPGTGKTTVARLYGRILAAVGLLERGHLVEADRSALVGEYVGHTGPKTQRVFMEAMGGVLFIDEAYSLAPAHSSGGNDFAQEAIATLVKLMEDHRDEVVVIVAGYPAEMEHFIDSNPGLASRFNRTLLFEDYDTEDLVRIVEQHAAAHQYELTDAARATLGAYFDHVPRDGRFGNGRSARQTFQAMTERQAYRVAENDAPSEADLRTLSQLDVPELDVPERDVTEPDPTGTGAPQPLPSGPGGPVRPA, encoded by the coding sequence ATGACCACCGACCAGACGGCCGCGGGCGCCACGGTCCACCACGTGGCCCCCGGCCGGCCGGGGGCCCACGCCACCCTCGCCGCGGCGCTGCACGCGGCCGCGCCCGGTGACGAGGTACACGTCGCCGCGGGCGCGTACGAGGAGTCGCTGCGCGTCGACAGGGACGTGACCCTGCGGGCCGTGGACGGCGGCACCGTCACCCTCGCCGCCCCCGAGGGCGGCGCGCCCGCCCTCGAAGTCCTGCCCGGCGCCCGGCTGACGCTGGACGGCGTGACCGTGCGCGGCGGCGCGGCGGACCGGCCCGCCGTCCTGCTGTCCGGCGGCGTCACGCACTGGCACGGCGGCGGCACCGACCGCGGGCGCCTCGAAGTGCTGCGCGACGCCGCGCTCACCATGACCGGCGCCCGCCTGACGGGCGCCGCGCTGGCCGGCGCGCTGATCCGCACCACCGGCGCCGTGCGGCTGACGGACTGCGTCCTGGAAGGCGCCCAGGGCACCGGCGTCGTGGTGGGCGGCGACTCCCGGCTGGAGATGACCGGCAGCCGGATCAGGGGCGCCACCGGCTCGGGCGTGCGGGTCCGGGAGAACGCGCGCGTCGTCCTGCGGGACTGCCTGATCGACGGCGCGGGCCGCAGCGGCCTGCTCTTCGAGGACGGTTCGGCGGCCCTGCTCGTGGACTGCCGGGTACGGGACTGCGGCGGCGAAGCGGTACGGGTGCTGGACTCCTCGCCCGTACCCCGGGACGGCGACCCGTACGAGACGGCGGAGACCGCGGCACCGGCCGAGGCCCGCGGCGGACTGCTGCTGTACGGCTGCGAGCTGACCGGCGCGGGCGCCGACGCGCTGCACGTCGCCGGGTCCGGCGACGCCGTGCTCGCGGGCTGCGTCCTGCGCGACGGCGGCGGCGCGGGCGCCACGGCGGGGGAGCGGTCCCGGGTCCGGCTGGCCGACACCCGGATCGTACGGACCGCGTCGGCCGCCCTGACCGCCCACGGCTCGGCCCGGCTGGAGGCGCGCGGCACGACCGTACGCGGCTCGGCCGCCAACGGCCTGCTGGCCACCGGCTCCGCCGCCGTACGCATCACCGACGGGGAGGTGACCGACTGCCGGTTCAGCGCCGTGCACGCCGGGGGCGCCGCCGAGGTGACGCTGACCCGGCTGCGCGCGGGCCGGACCCCCGAACACGGGCTGCACGCCGTCGCCGACAGCCGCCTCACCCTGACCGAGGTGCACCTCACCGACTGCGGCATGTCCGGCCTCGATCTGTCCGGCGCGGCGGGCGCCGAAGCCGCCGGACTCTCGGTCGTACGCTGCCGCAACGGTGTCGTCGCCGGGTCCGGCGGCCCGGTCCGGCTGACCGGCTGCACGGTCACCGACGCCGAACGCGCCGGGTTCAGCTTCGGCCCCGGAGGCGCGGCGGAACTGGCCGAAGCCCGGGTGCTGCGCGCCGGGACGGCCGGGCTGGTGGTCCAGGACGGCGCCACCGTACGGGCCCGGGACGTGGAGATCACCGAGGCGGCCGGGTCCGGGGTGGTGGTGGCGGCGGGCGCCGCCCCGCACGCCAGCGGGGTACGGGTGGTCCGCCCCGGCAAGAACGGCCTGATCGTGGACGCCAAGGGCGCCGGGGTCTTCGAGGACTGCGAGATCACCGGGCCCGGCTACCCCGCCGTCCACCTGGGCGAGGCGGCCACCCCCGTACTGACCCGCATCCGCGTCCAGGACGCCGACGCCGACCTCAGCACCGGGGAAGGCGCCGAACCGGAGGTGCGCGACTGCGTCTCCTGGCGGGTCGAGGACGCGCACTGGCCCGCGCCGATGGCCCCCGTACCGGTCGCCGCCGGCGCCACCGCCACGGCGGCGCCCGGCGGCGACCCGCCCGGCGGCGGCACCGGCGACACCGCCACCACGGCCCCGCCCACCGAGGAGGACCTCGACGAACTCCTCGGCGAACTCCACCAGTTGATCGGCCTGGACCGGGTCAAGCAGGACGTGGCCTCGCTCGTGAAGCTGATGCGCATGGTCCAGCGCCGGGAGGCGGCCGGGCTCGCGGCGCCGCCGCTCAGCCGCCACCTGGTCTTCGCGGGCAACCCCGGCACCGGCAAGACCACGGTGGCCCGGCTCTACGGGCGCATCCTGGCCGCCGTCGGCCTGCTGGAGCGCGGCCACCTCGTCGAGGCCGACCGCTCCGCGCTGGTCGGCGAGTACGTCGGCCACACCGGCCCGAAGACCCAGCGGGTCTTCATGGAGGCGATGGGCGGCGTGCTGTTCATCGACGAGGCCTACTCCCTGGCGCCCGCGCACTCCTCGGGCGGCAACGACTTCGCGCAGGAGGCCATCGCCACCCTCGTGAAGCTGATGGAGGACCACCGCGACGAGGTCGTGGTCATCGTCGCCGGCTACCCGGCGGAGATGGAGCACTTCATCGACTCCAACCCCGGCCTCGCCTCCCGCTTCAACCGCACGCTGCTGTTCGAGGACTACGACACCGAGGACCTGGTGCGCATCGTGGAACAGCACGCGGCGGCCCACCAGTACGAACTGACCGACGCGGCGCGCGCCACGCTCGGCGCCTACTTCGACCACGTCCCCCGGGACGGCCGGTTCGGCAACGGGCGCTCGGCCCGGCAGACGTTCCAGGCGATGACCGAACGCCAGGCGTACCGCGTCGCGGAGAACGACGCGCCGTCCGAGGCGGACCTGCGGACGCTGTCCCAGCTGGACGTGCCGGAACTGGACGTACCGGAACGGGACGTCACGGAGCCGGACCCCACCGGCACCGGCGCGCCGCAACCGCTCCCGTCCGGGCCGGGCGGGCCCGTCCGCCCGGCCTGA
- a CDS encoding sensor histidine kinase: protein MSGWARAHPRKAAAAKIALAAVLLFLVGFESVALARQPTRPHATVVATAVVVCLCAVPYARVPLKVRAWTAASVSLAGSAVLIAGQHALKVWGLGEGIALLVLLTGVVHRAPGRTAAVLGPMLGLACVLAPMRDIRLGLWTVVYGVLTVVVSAYSMILRWQDAQRMRDLAAVRSAERLELARELHDLVAHHVTGIVVQARAARFTALDGPRAGAAFERIETSGGEALSAMRRLVRVLREGAARNRPLAGLAEVRTLTETYARTGPPVALHIDKGLDETVPAEVAAAVFRIVREALTNVRKHAADATAVRIGIRAVPDGLELRVADDGKHPARLAEQARGGGFGLAGLTERAEAMGGRLTAGPAPEGGWEVRAVLPLGEEVGRGEG, encoded by the coding sequence ATGTCCGGATGGGCCCGCGCCCACCCGCGCAAGGCCGCCGCCGCCAAAATCGCCCTGGCCGCGGTGCTGCTCTTCCTCGTCGGCTTCGAGTCCGTCGCGCTGGCCCGCCAGCCCACCCGCCCGCACGCGACCGTCGTCGCCACCGCCGTCGTCGTCTGCCTGTGCGCCGTGCCGTACGCGCGCGTCCCCCTGAAGGTCCGCGCCTGGACCGCCGCCTCCGTCTCCCTGGCCGGCTCGGCCGTCCTGATCGCCGGACAGCACGCCCTGAAGGTGTGGGGCCTGGGCGAAGGCATCGCCCTGCTGGTCCTGCTCACCGGCGTGGTGCACCGCGCCCCCGGCCGTACCGCCGCCGTCCTCGGACCGATGCTCGGCCTGGCCTGCGTCCTCGCCCCGATGCGCGACATCCGGCTGGGCCTGTGGACCGTCGTCTACGGTGTGCTCACCGTCGTCGTCAGCGCGTACTCGATGATCCTGCGCTGGCAGGACGCCCAGCGGATGCGGGACCTGGCCGCCGTACGCTCCGCCGAGCGCCTGGAACTCGCCCGCGAACTCCACGACTTGGTGGCCCACCACGTCACGGGAATCGTCGTCCAGGCCCGCGCCGCCCGCTTCACCGCGCTCGACGGGCCGCGGGCCGGCGCCGCCTTCGAACGGATCGAGACCTCCGGCGGCGAGGCGCTGAGCGCGATGCGCCGCCTGGTCCGCGTCCTGCGGGAGGGCGCCGCGCGCAACCGGCCGCTCGCCGGACTCGCCGAGGTGCGCACCCTCACCGAGACCTACGCGCGCACCGGCCCGCCGGTCGCCCTGCACATCGACAAGGGCCTCGACGAGACGGTCCCCGCCGAGGTCGCGGCGGCCGTCTTCCGCATCGTCCGCGAAGCCCTCACCAACGTACGCAAGCACGCCGCGGACGCCACCGCCGTACGCATCGGCATCCGCGCCGTACCCGACGGCCTCGAACTGCGCGTCGCCGACGACGGCAAACACCCCGCCCGCCTGGCCGAACAGGCCCGCGGCGGCGGCTTCGGCCTGGCCGGCCTGACCGAACGGGCCGAGGCGATGGGCGGCCGCCTGACCGCGGGACCGGCGCCGGAGGGCGGATGGGAGGTGCGGGCGGTGCTGCCGCTGGGGGAGGAGGTGGGGCGGGGGGAGGGGTGA
- a CDS encoding glycoside hydrolase family 35 protein, whose translation MGEFVVGERDFERDGRPVRLLSGALHYFRVHEAHWGHRLAMLRAMGLNCVETYVPWNLHEPRPGTYRDPEALGRFLDAVSAAGLPALVRPGPYICAEWENGGLPHWLTGPLGRRVRTRDRAFLRAVDAWFGRLLPQVVARQYDRGGPVVMVQAENEYGSYGSDAAYLEHMVDLLRGLGVTVPLFTSDGPEDHMLTGGSVPGVLATANFGSGAREAFAALRRHQPGGPLMCMEFWCGWFSHWGDALVTRPPEEAAGVLRDILECGASVNVYMAHGGTNFGGWAGANRAGELHDGALRSTVTSYDYDAPLDERGRPTEKFRLFREVLAAYAPGPLPALPEPPPVLAAPVRAEPAGWAPLADVLDALGGPEVESGVPPTFEDLDVDRGVVRYRFEVPGPRGPFPLRVAGLRDLAVTYVDGVRGPTLDAEEAEIGAAVTGPATVELWVESLGRVNYGPRLGEPKGITGGVLHERQYLHGVRARGLRLDALEDAAAVRRVPFRDAARGTPGNGIPGLHRATLSVPSPGDAALELPGWSRGFAWINGFCLGRYWAVGPQHTLYVPGPVLRAGANELLLLELEGAPTGEGERAGAPRLVP comes from the coding sequence ATGGGCGAGTTCGTGGTGGGTGAGCGGGACTTCGAGCGGGACGGGCGGCCGGTGCGGCTGCTGTCGGGCGCGCTGCACTACTTCCGGGTGCACGAGGCGCACTGGGGCCACCGGCTGGCGATGCTGCGCGCCATGGGCCTGAACTGCGTGGAGACGTATGTGCCCTGGAACCTGCACGAGCCGCGGCCCGGCACCTACCGCGATCCGGAGGCGCTGGGCCGCTTCCTGGACGCGGTGTCGGCGGCGGGCCTGCCGGCGTTGGTCCGGCCCGGTCCGTACATCTGCGCCGAGTGGGAGAACGGCGGGCTGCCGCACTGGCTGACCGGCCCGCTGGGGCGGCGGGTGCGGACCCGCGACCGGGCGTTCCTGCGGGCGGTGGACGCGTGGTTCGGGCGGCTGCTGCCGCAGGTGGTGGCGCGGCAGTACGACCGCGGCGGGCCGGTGGTGATGGTGCAGGCGGAGAACGAGTACGGGTCGTACGGCAGCGACGCGGCGTACCTGGAGCACATGGTGGACCTGCTGCGCGGCCTCGGCGTGACGGTGCCGCTGTTCACCTCGGACGGGCCGGAGGACCACATGCTCACCGGCGGTTCCGTGCCCGGTGTCCTGGCCACCGCCAACTTCGGTTCAGGGGCGCGCGAGGCGTTCGCGGCACTGCGCCGCCACCAGCCGGGCGGGCCGCTGATGTGCATGGAGTTCTGGTGCGGGTGGTTCTCCCACTGGGGTGACGCGCTGGTGACACGCCCTCCTGAAGAGGCGGCTGGGGTGCTGCGGGACATCCTGGAGTGCGGTGCGTCGGTCAACGTCTACATGGCGCACGGCGGGACGAACTTCGGCGGCTGGGCGGGGGCGAACCGGGCAGGCGAACTGCACGACGGTGCGCTGCGGTCCACCGTGACCTCGTACGACTACGACGCGCCCCTCGATGAACGCGGGCGTCCCACGGAGAAGTTCCGCCTCTTCCGCGAGGTGCTGGCGGCGTACGCCCCCGGCCCGCTGCCCGCACTCCCCGAACCGCCGCCGGTCCTTGCCGCGCCCGTACGGGCCGAGCCGGCCGGCTGGGCGCCGCTCGCGGACGTGCTGGACGCCCTCGGTGGACCGGAGGTGGAGTCGGGTGTGCCGCCGACGTTCGAGGACCTGGACGTGGACCGGGGCGTGGTGCGCTACCGCTTCGAGGTGCCCGGCCCGCGCGGGCCGTTCCCCCTGCGGGTGGCGGGGCTGCGCGACCTCGCGGTGACGTACGTGGACGGGGTACGGGGGCCGACCCTGGACGCGGAGGAGGCGGAGATCGGCGCGGCGGTGACCGGGCCCGCCACCGTGGAGCTGTGGGTGGAGTCGCTGGGGCGGGTGAACTACGGGCCGCGGCTCGGGGAGCCGAAGGGCATCACGGGCGGGGTGCTGCACGAGCGGCAGTACTTGCACGGCGTACGGGCGCGCGGGCTGCGGCTGGACGCGTTGGAGGACGCGGCGGCCGTACGGCGGGTGCCGTTCCGGGACGCGGCCCGAGGTACACCCGGAAACGGAATACCGGGCCTCCACCGGGCCACGCTGTCCGTCCCCTCCCCCGGTGACGCCGCCCTCGAACTGCCCGGCTGGTCCCGCGGCTTCGCCTGGATCAATGGTTTCTGCCTGGGGCGTTACTGGGCGGTGGGTCCGCAGCACACCCTGTACGTGCCCGGGCCCGTGCTGCGCGCGGGTGCCAATGAACTGCTCCTGCTGGAGCTGGAGGGCGCCCCCACCGGCGAGGGGGAGCGGGCAGGGGCGCCCCGTCTGGTACCCTGA
- a CDS encoding S1 family peptidase: MRSYLKHLRRVTAVGAVALAAASLQPAAATAAAPAPEPGPVHTKIVGGTKASQGEFPFMVRLSMGCGGALYAKDIVLTAAHCVNGSGPNTDITATAGVVDLQDSKAVSVKSTEVLQAPGYNGKGKDWALIKLAKPIDLPTLKIAQDDKLTSGEFGIAGWGADKEGGDQQRYLLKAKVPFVDDATCKKAYGDQLTPGEEICAGQLDTGGIDTCQGDSGGPMFRKDEAGQWLQVGIVSWGEGCARPGKPGVYTEVSTFAADIKKAADGLAG; encoded by the coding sequence TTGCGCAGCTACCTGAAGCACCTCCGCAGAGTCACCGCGGTCGGCGCCGTCGCCCTGGCGGCCGCCAGCCTCCAGCCCGCGGCCGCCACCGCCGCCGCCCCCGCCCCGGAGCCCGGCCCCGTGCACACGAAGATCGTCGGTGGCACCAAGGCGAGCCAGGGCGAATTCCCCTTCATGGTCCGCCTGTCGATGGGGTGCGGCGGCGCCCTGTACGCGAAGGACATCGTGCTGACCGCCGCCCACTGCGTGAACGGCAGCGGCCCCAACACCGACATCACCGCCACCGCGGGCGTGGTCGACCTCCAGGACTCCAAGGCCGTCAGCGTCAAGTCCACCGAGGTCCTCCAGGCCCCCGGCTACAACGGCAAGGGCAAGGACTGGGCCCTGATCAAGCTCGCCAAGCCCATCGACCTGCCGACCCTGAAGATCGCGCAGGACGACAAGCTCACCAGCGGCGAGTTCGGCATAGCCGGCTGGGGCGCCGACAAGGAAGGCGGCGACCAGCAGCGCTACCTGCTCAAGGCCAAGGTGCCCTTCGTCGACGACGCCACCTGCAAGAAGGCCTACGGCGACCAGCTCACCCCCGGCGAGGAGATCTGCGCCGGCCAGCTGGACACCGGCGGCATCGACACCTGCCAGGGCGACTCCGGCGGCCCGATGTTCCGCAAGGACGAGGCCGGCCAGTGGCTCCAGGTCGGCATCGTCAGCTGGGGCGAGGGCTGCGCCCGGCCCGGCAAGCCCGGCGTCTACACCGAGGTGAGCACCTTCGCCGCGGACATCAAGAAGGCGGCCGACGGGCTGGCCGGCTGA
- a CDS encoding response regulator gives MAISVVIADDQEMVRTGFRMILESQPDIEVLADVVDGAAALSAVERLRPDVLLLDIRMPKVDGLEVTRRLAERPEDEHTPRIVIVTTFDLDEYVHAALHGGASGFLLKDASPAMLVEAVRAAAVGDALVSPAITVRLLRELAPAAAGGGARHPAEPLTDREQDVVRALARGRTNAEIAAELYVSLSTVKTHLANVQAKLDARNRVEIAAWAWESGLATGSPSGGASGSPSGSASGGPSGGPSGGASGGADGP, from the coding sequence ATGGCGATCAGTGTGGTCATCGCTGACGACCAGGAGATGGTCCGGACGGGTTTCCGGATGATCCTGGAGAGTCAGCCGGACATCGAGGTCCTCGCCGACGTCGTGGACGGCGCGGCGGCCCTGTCCGCGGTGGAACGGCTCCGTCCCGACGTCCTGCTCCTCGACATCCGCATGCCCAAGGTCGACGGCCTGGAGGTCACCCGCCGGCTCGCCGAGCGCCCCGAGGACGAGCACACACCGCGCATCGTCATCGTCACCACCTTCGACCTCGACGAGTACGTGCACGCCGCGCTGCACGGCGGCGCCTCCGGCTTCCTGCTCAAGGACGCCAGCCCCGCCATGCTCGTGGAGGCGGTGCGCGCCGCCGCCGTCGGCGACGCCCTGGTCTCGCCCGCCATCACCGTACGGCTGCTGCGCGAACTGGCCCCCGCGGCGGCCGGCGGCGGCGCCCGCCACCCCGCCGAGCCGCTGACCGACCGCGAACAGGACGTCGTACGGGCCCTCGCCCGAGGCCGGACCAACGCGGAGATCGCCGCCGAACTCTACGTCTCGCTGTCCACGGTCAAGACCCACCTCGCCAACGTCCAGGCCAAACTGGACGCCCGCAACCGGGTCGAGATCGCCGCCTGGGCGTGGGAGAGCGGGCTCGCCACGGGCAGCCCGTCCGGTGGCGCGTCCGGCAGCCCGTCCGGTAGCGCGTCCGGCGGCCCGTCCGGCGGTCCGTCCGGTGGCGCGTCCGGTGGCGCGGACGGGCCGTGA